AAGAGTTAAGTGTGGGTGACTTTATACTGTTTGAGCATAATTGGACCTTGGCCTAGCTTTGTCTAGTGCTTTCTGAAAATGCCTTTTGTATCTTCTTTGCTAGAAATTCCCTATTCAAGTAAGgattttcttttttttatctCATTACTATGTCACATTAAGATTTCATGACATCATGGCCTTCCTATggtgcttgatttttttttaatgctAATTATCATGTTTTCAACTAGTTTGACTCTCTTAAGTAGGAAAAAAAACAGAGTTTAGTGCTCTGAGTTGGCAACATTCAAGATAATATTATTATTAGGTCCATCTTCATTGCTAGTTTGCTAGCTAAGGAAGAAAAACCAACTGTAATTTTTGGAGTTAAAAATTAATTCCAAGTGAAAGACACATTGTCCCAGTAATCTATTACAATTTATTTTAAACTACAGTCCAACAGTACAGCTTCTCTCCACAAAATAATTAACCAAACGACATTCTAGATGTCAAGCCACAAAATGGGCTATAAAACCATAAATAGTGTGCTTCTTATGCTGATAAATGATGCTATAAATGGTAGTTTTGAGTAAATCTGGCATGTTTTCTCCTGGGAAAAATTGAATTCAAAATCTAGCTCAACTTGGTGGATTTGTTTCTTTGCTCAAAACCCACaattttatttgaatttgtttcATAAGAAAGTTCACTGTATTGTAGTCTCTTTCAAAGTGAGTAATTATGAAGCTTTAAAGTTAGAGCCCTCAATAAGTTGGCTATAGAATTATGGTCCCTCCAAACCAGTGGTGAATATTTATATACAGTCCTTCAGAGTCCCTGACTAGCCAGATTTAGGTACTTTGTGAGGAGGACACAGCTGTAGTTGGTGAAAATGATTGGTGCCCGGAATAAATTGGTTGCATCATTTTTTCTCTGTCCATTTTATGTAATGATGTATCTTCATTCTGTTAATGGGACTTTTGCAATGGAGTTGTGATGGCCTTGACTGGTCCTTTCCCAATTTAAGTATGGAAAAATTATTaagaagaaacaaaaataagGGAGAATATGATTGGACAAAAATGCTCACATTTATTTAAGCTTTAATTGGAGAGAGGATTGATTATATggtttatgaagaagaagaagaacgatTAAGAGAATTTAATTTGTTCCAATATCAAGATAATTAACTATAATATGTTGAGTTTACATGTTTTAACCGAGTATTAGGCATTGGTTTTGGATTTTGATATGCCCACAGCCCATTTaactttaataaattaaaattggcAAAGAATATGATGCTTAATGTAAGTCAAAATGTAAGCTACTTGattattatttagttttttttttctattctaaaTAATTGAAACACTTGGTGTTGTTTGATAATACTTAaaaaatttttttatttaattacttaaaaatttgacaattaaacataaaatgtgtttggtaactctatttttatttattatttttttaaattttaattaaaatttattaaattttgaaaatagaattttttcacttttaaattttttttaaatagttttcaatttttttttcttatcttcttcaaatcaacacctaatattgttaaacaaaaaataaaaataaaagttatcaaacgcgtttattattttttatttttaaaaacaaaaatagttaccaaatatatttttattttttaaaaataaagaaacaaaaataaaataatatttatatttttgtgtttaagaaattcaaaaacaaaaattttatcgCATGGGTCCTTTAAGATCGAAAAAATATAGATAGAAGTGGAGGGATTTAAATACATCTTAAATGTCAATTGTTTAGCCAAATGGTATACAAAGACAAAAATGAGTTGATAAAAAATAAGTGACTTGTATAAGACAGAATTTGCCCAATAAAGCAGTTTGAGTAACTTGAGTCCAAAAAAATCCAATTAGAAAAGTACCTGTTTTAAAATTTTGCCAAATGTGTGGTAGAGAATCGGAGCTTGCCACTAGATTTCTATTGTGATCTAcacacaaaatatatattaaatatcatACATAATAACATGATAAGTATACAACATTTTATGTTAGTGTATATTTTATCTCAACATATTATTACtaactttttattagttttttttttgtgatattttggatttatatttttttggaccctgttttttttctcattacttatttggaccttgtgttttgacaaattactttttggaccctatgttttgtaaaatggttaaaatagaaccataaattcaattttgatgaagagaaaaattaaatataacaacatagtttttaagcataatgattttatttttgttctgaattgttagtttggtaaattatttgtgattttagttgataAAATATTGACTAAAATCGGGTTTAtgattctattttaactattttacaaaatatatggtccaaaaagtaatttgtcaaaacacagggtccaaacaagtaatgggaaaaaacacaagtccaaaaaagtataaaccctatttTTTACTGATAGTTGATATAGTTGCAATGCTTATCTAATATATTAATCATTGAATTTCAAGACTCAAATTAAAAgagaattttacaaaaatatagtaAGATTAAACTTagtttttacatatatatatatatatatatatggacaaAAAAAAATAATGCCACAAAATGTGGGTAGTTGACAAAAATAAAGTTCAACATATAAAATAtccataaaattataaaaaaaaaatatcataaacaaaatatCCACTCTTACTCTCACTACCCTTTCTCCCTCACACCTCCCCTAGGCCTTCTCTATGCCTTTTCTCTCATGGCAATGGGAGCCCTCTCACGTCGGTGACCAAAACGGACGTTCTACCTCCGTCTTCTTCTATCCCTCATCCTTTTCCTttattctttcttcttcttcatggttATTTTTAGATctatatgattttgttttttagatttggttttttttcttttttcagatctgattttttttctagatttggcTAAGTAATTAGTTACCAtcatgattgttttttttttcttcccgaATATGATTTTTTAGATCTGGCTAAGTAACTAGTGACCTTTACGAGCATTTTTTCCCCCAGATTTTGCTAAGTAACTTGTTACCATCATGATTGGTTTAGGTTAAtctacttattttttttttatttaggttttatatttgattgttattagcATAACAAGTTCTTTTGATATTGGTAATCGGTTACCACCATATTactaaaactataaaaactaatttCATAGTGGTAATCAATTACTATTACATCACCAAAGAAAAGTGATAACTGATTACTACCAtatcaaaaaataaaatcatagaGATAACTGGTTACACCAAACCGTAATCAAATGAAACCTACTACTCGTACAATGAAGATGATAAAGAAACGAAATTACGTGATGGAGAAGCTAAACTAAGAATCAATCAAGTACTTGCATGGAAGATGGAAAGacttgatttgattttttttaattaattaaaaaataatattaaaaaatacaagaaaaaaaaaccttttaaaatgtaattttttttaaaaaaataattataatgtgaATGACAAAAATACTTTCACAAAATATTAAAACTGGTTACTAAAAGTTCATCAAATTAAAATATGGTGTTACAACTAAATTATGGTAAAAAAATTCGCATAAAAAAGTAACAAAAAATGCAATATAAAATGCACAAACTCTTGAAaattttaccatatttggtgtaATTTTCACAAATTATAATGAGAAACTAATGTGACCCGATGAAGTTGGCCTTAGTGACTTTTAAAAAACGCAGATGGGAAGCTATCACAAAAGTAAGCAAATCTTAAAAGGTACTATTCTATGTTTTGGGCCTTATTAAATTTAGAATTTGGGCTAGGTTCTATGACTTTCattcttttgatttttttacttttatgaaatttttaatagagttaaaaaatatggcttttttaaaaaaaagttaatctatgattttttttttaaagaatttttacttttatgagtttattttcctatatttttgtataaaagttggttaatgccatagttttactcttattcaagttttattaatttggaatggtatgtttgtaatttgattattatttttttagcttatttgtttttttatattactaattttatattaaaattttcttaggttgttttgtaattttttttttgtaataagaattgtgtttattattttatttatttattataaacattattttctttttttctttagattgtaagtttattttttcaaattccaggtagggtaactagttacttgattgatctttgacagttatgtaaaaataaaatcttagagctaggttaaataacatgtaccaagaGAGGTAACCAGTTATTCTGAAAGAAGTaaccttctgccataagaggggtaaccaattaccataagaggggtgactagttactcatattaaatatgaaaaaaaaaacatcaaatttgaaggaaaatgaGGAATAAcatttcattaaaaaaggaaaaagaattaaCTATTATTTCAGTAACATAGGTAACTAATTACCCCTGTGTTGGCTTATGTGTTTTGGTTTAAATTTAacttccatattttagttagctactaattgcgtttcccatattttaattttttatttaataaaatttcccatacaaattaagaaaagtataatttcCATATTTTTCCACATTGATAGTATAAAAgctatatttttgaaaaaattccatttatttaatgaaaaagcTATTCCAAGAAACTTGATTccaattttatttacaaaactaACCCCATATTTAATTTACAAAAAGTATCATTTTTCAATACCAAAATTaacaattcacataaatatgtatatgtataaaccGAATTTAACAAGAATAGTCTCCTATACAGGTTTTTCAAATGTGTTTCAACTAATTTTTTTTGGTAACTTCAAACTACTTTCTCTTACTCTCTTATGTCtatcttttttttattctttctttctcaGTTCCAATCTCTCTCCTTGTTTTCTCTGTCTAATTTATTAATctcttattctttcattttcttcggCGTCCATGCGATATGGTATGAGTTTCTTTAGaattttttctatatatattatatctaAATTTTATGCTTGTTTTTATTCTTATTCATGTGGCTGCTACTATTGCTAATAATGCTGCTTTTCTGCATGTGAGATAAATTGTTATTAAAGAGTAATTAAAATACTAAGTTGCCAAAACTATATGTATTCTTTTGTCATGTTGTTTCTACATAAAATTCTGATTTGACAATTTATTTTCAatctaaaagtaaaaaaaaaaaaaattcaaaacaagACATGTTTTAAAAAGTAACTAATACAATATGTTAGTAAAGAGTAACCTAAAGTCACTAGAAAGCTATCAAAATAATAAGTCACTGTTTAAATCATAGCAAAAGTTAGATGTTACCAAAAAATAGTCAAAATAATATGTTACCATAAACCAACTAAAATAATAAGTTCTACAGTGTAACAAAACTAGTAAGTTGtataataaaaaataaccaaAGGATTAAATGTCAAAAAAGACTAAAATTAATAAATCACAATTTAATTAGTAACAAAAAAAAGTTACTAAAAGCAAATAAAGTAATAAGTTCTATAATGTAACAAAAATAGTaagttatattttaaaaaataatcaacGCAATAaatgtaagaaaaaaaaaatagaagagtAACTAAAATTAAACAACCACATTTTAATTTGTAACAAATATGTTACTAAAATAACTTAAAAggtaacaaaattaaaaaaaaaaagttccaaAAAGTTTTGAGAACCAAGATCCATTGGTACAAGTGAAGTTGAGAAAAATTAGTGGTGGTCGATTTACATAAGAACAAGAGGGAAAAGAGAGTAGAAATTATTGTGTGTGATTTGAATTAGTTGAGGGGCTCGGGTGAGAAGTGGTGTTAGCAATGGGATCCTGATCAAGAGGGACTTCAACATGAACAGTACTACTACGACTGGTTCTTCTACAAGTAATAGTAGGCTCTTCACGTGAGCTCTTTTGAAAGGTATGCGAAGTCAAGTCCTTTTGGTCAAATATTTCAAACATTAGACGAATTCTTTTCCAAATTGAAGACGAGACATCGTGAGGTTGGGTTGTACTTGGATTAGAGCTCAAGATAACGTGCCTTTGACCATAGAAAAACATAGCACCATGTATTGCAAGAGCCAACAATGACGAAACTCCAGCTATAAGGAATAGTCCCCAAAAGCTTTCTAGCCCAAGACTCCTTGTGTTTGAAGAAAGGACCTGTACGTTGTATGGGTCTGGACAATCAGTTCGTGTGTGAAACCATTTTTTCTCAATGTTCTTAAGAATCTCTCCTTCTGTTACATTCAATATTGCCCTTGAAACATCTGGGACTAGAGGAGACCCTCTTGGAAAGACCTGTAAATTGTTttgtcatatatacacataagAGTTTGCTTGTATCGATTTCTTTTGATCATAATGAAGTAGATATTAGAGAGAGATAGAAAAGCTAGCTTACAAAGCCAAAACCATCAGTTTTGAATGTTGGATCAATCATGGTGTATTTGGAGCAATATTTTTGTAGAAAGAGCTTCATGTAAGGGATTTCATCGAATGCAGCTGCAATACCTTGGTCACGTGATGAGGTTGTGTGATTTGAAAATGCCTCGTCTAGTTCTTCTGGAGACTTATAAACCTTAAGCTGAGAATCATGAAATCCTATGTCTATTAACATTCCATGAACAAAAGAGCCTTCTACGTAACCAACGTTGTCTTTGTTCTGTAGTAGTTGGGTAACGCTGGTAACAGTAGGTTGGAGTTGTTGGACTGTTAGAAGTGATGTTAGACTGGCAGTGTAGCTTTGAGTCAGAATCAGTACCACAAACACCCATATGATTGTTACGAACCTTGCCATGTTGCTAATCACTTTTTCCCCTGTTAATAATATATAGTtggtcatatatatataatatatatatatacttgataaTATGTTACTGTGCattaaaattattatatgatcATAATATGATACAAAGCGGTGTATGACTAATAGTATATAATGTTGGCCCTAAGGTGGTGGGGCATTGTGACTTTTAGCTAAGGTTGGGAATTACTCTTTGTATACATTATTATACTacattatattatgtattatgcGATGTTCCTCTTTGTTGGTGTTTTTGATCCTTTTATTGTGAGTTGTTTGATACTCCTTACTCTAGAGATGTACCAAAAGATATACTCTTAGTATTGGAAACTGATATAAAAAATCTTCAAAGGAACTTTGCAGTCatttgaaatatatttattagTGGGTATTCGGTTTGGAGACTACTATTGTGAAGCTAAATTCCGTTTGgatattactattttttttaaaaatttagagtTCATGATAATATGTTCTGTAATGTACTGTAACATGgtcttaatttatatatataatatacataatgTTAAGATTTTTCTTTGCTAGGGCTATGCACCTCTTTTGTGTTCGGCTACCGCTGTTTAATAATTAATGTTAATgtaaagaataaaagaacttaCTGTATGCAAAGACCATGATTGAGAAGGAGAACGAGAAGGTGGTGCCAATTTGGTGCAATGGGGGACCTCTGAAGTCCTCGTTTATTCGGTGTTCAAGAACCCAAACCACGAAGCCAATGAATACGAAAAAACTAGCGCTTGTTGCCCAAAGATCCCAAGTCAAAGGCTTCAAAAAAACCCAAGCATTCTTGCTCCTTTGGTCTTTGACTGGCACTATCATTTGCACACCAGATTCTGTATATGGCAACGTAAAATCAACGTACAATGACCTGTTGGCTCTAATCGTTATGTCTCCCACCGCAACATCGAAATtctttcatattaaaaaaaaaaatcaaagctaGTTATGAAACTCATCAAACCTAATAGTTTGAATCAATTCAGGAAAATAAATTGTAGTATCAAGAAAGTTAATTATATACGTACTCCAAGATAAACTTGATAAACCAAATCATCATAAGTTCCATTACTCTTCCAAGAAGAATTCACAAATGGAATGAGCTCATACTCAATATTGTAGGGTAACCTTTTCATTACGGCTTCAAATATCTCGATGCAAAATCCAGTGACATTCGTGGTGTTACTGCTTCTATTAAGTGAGACATCAACGAACTCTTTGAAACCACCTCTCATTGGAACACCCACTTTTAATTTCGTCTTATTTATTGGAATATCCCATCCTTTGGGAATGGATTTTGATCCTCCAGGCCACATAATCAGATCTAAATTATCCTTGGAAGTATTGTATTCTGTGCTTGTTGATTTAAATGTCAAATTCCTTAATAGGCCATGTTTTGGGGTCCAAAATCCAATCACATTTTCTCCACTACCATTGACAACATTGATGATTTGATAAGTTGAGGGCTGTAATTGCCTATTAGCAAGGCTAAAATTCCCTGCTAGCCCTTCAAATCTTACATTTAATAAGGCTTCACGAAGTTTAGGACCACTCAAAGATACCCCAAATGTGTCAAGGTCCGTTGAGTTGACTGAaacattgttattattcttagTCTTGTGAAAGCCAAATCTTCCATTATCATTCCTAATAACCTTTTCTGCTGCCATGGTTAGAGCCTTAGTAGCATCATAAGCCCATAATCCAAAAACATTCAATTCTTCGTTTTTGAATTCCCTTTTCCACCTTGCTCTGAATTCTTTAAGCCCTTTTGACTCTGGAACATAAGTCTTTATTCCCAATACTCCATTCATAGAACGAACCGCCGAAGACTCCATGCTACTAAATAAATTAGTCATCACATTTGTCACAATCCAAACATAACCTTCTTTGAACATTCCAATCTCCCTTGCTTTAGCAAAAATCTTGGTGCCAAACAACGTGTCGTTTGTATGAACAATAAACACTCTAGTTTCCATATTCATCAACTTGCGGAGCTCTTCACCAATTTGGTCAACGGTCACTGAGAGAGGAATAACACTTCTGTAAGGGACACGAGCGTTGACTTCTAGCAAGGCATCGGTCAAAACGGGTATCAGCCCTTCTCCATATTCGCCGTATGAGTAAATTGGCACGACTTGTTTCCATCCAAAGGCTTGAACTAGAGCACTTATGGCTTTTACTTGGGACACTTGGTTTTCGTTGGCTCGAAAAAAATAGGAGCTTCGGCTCAGAGTTGGGCTGGTAGCTGAATATGATATTATGGGGACTTGAGCTTGTTCTCCAAGTTCAACCACAAAGTTGGCCTCGCTCGATGTTACCGGGCCCATAATGGCTACGACTTGTTCGTTTTTTATCAGGTCCAGGGCTTTGTTTCAACCGAAAAAATATGATACCATAATATCAATTATATTTGCCTTCGATATGAATTAGGTAGCTATATTTATAGACAAGGATGGAAATTGTAGAGCTTGACTAGAAAATATGATGTCATTGTACATTTCTACCTATAGCTTTTTTAAAAATTCGTCATCTGACAAAATAATTGACAAGTGTCACAAAATGACAACTATTAAAGGTCTATTATTTATTCTACATAATACTGTATTTTGATCTTGACAGTAAGTGGACCTTCATTTTTGTAATATAACAACAACTAGCTCATCTATATATATTAATGTTTGTCCTTATTTGCAAGTCTATGGTAGACTAGGGACTAGTACTACTGGACCACAAATTAAAGAGTAACGACAGGGGCAACCTTTCTACACCACTGGATagcaaattaattaaattatgcaGCAAATATTTTTTATCAACTATTCTTCCGCTATAGACAAAGATTTCATTTTTGTAATAT
This genomic interval from Humulus lupulus chromosome 8, drHumLupu1.1, whole genome shotgun sequence contains the following:
- the LOC133797985 gene encoding glutamate receptor 2.7-like isoform X1 — encoded protein: MKKSINVLFCHLGIIVSLVCVFLSNLAMAKNSNNAVVKVKVGMVVDYDQLVGRMGLKCIKMALSDLYPAHAHAHAHHAHAHAHARNYTTKLVLHTRNSNSDVVGAAAAALDLIKNEQVVAIMGPVTSSEANFVVELGEQAQVPIISYSATSPTLSRSSYFFRANENQVSQVKAISALVQAFGWKQVVPIYSYGEYGEGLIPVLTDALLEVNARVPYRSVIPLSVTVDQIGEELRKLMNMETRVFIVHTNDTLFGTKIFAKAREIGMFKEGYVWIVTNVMTNLFSSMESSAVRSMNGVLGIKTYVPESKGLKEFRARWKREFKNEELNVFGLWAYDATKALTMAAEKVIRNDNGRFGFHKTKNNNNVSVNSTDLDTFGVSLSGPKLREALLNVRFEGLAGNFSLANRQLQPSTYQIINVVNGSGENVIGFWTPKHGLLRNLTFKSTSTEYNTSKDNLDLIMWPGGSKSIPKGWDIPINKTKLKVGVPMRGGFKEFVDVSLNRSSNTTNVTGFCIEIFEAVMKRLPYNIEYELIPFVNSSWKSNGTYDDLVYQVYLGNFDVAVGDITIRANRSLYVDFTLPYTESGVQMIVPVKDQRSKNAWVFLKPLTWDLWATSASFFVFIGFVVWVLEHRINEDFRGPPLHQIGTTFSFSFSIMVFAYREKVISNMARFVTIIWVFVVLILTQSYTASLTSLLTVQQLQPTVTSVTQLLQNKDNVGYVEGSFVHGMLIDIGFHDSQLKVYKSPEELDEAFSNHTTSSRDQGIAAAFDEIPYMKLFLQKYCSKYTMIDPTFKTDGFGFVFPRGSPLVPDVSRAILNVTEGEILKNIEKKWFHTRTDCPDPYNVQVLSSNTRSLGLESFWGLFLIAGVSSLLALAIHGAMFFYGQRHVILSSNPSTTQPHDVSSSIWKRIRLMFEIFDQKDLTSHTFQKSSREEPTITCRRTSRSSTVHVEVPLDQDPIANTTSHPSPSTNSNHTQ
- the LOC133797985 gene encoding glutamate receptor 2.7-like isoform X2, encoding MKKSINVLFCHLGIIVSLVCVFLSNLAMAKNSNNAVVKVKVGMVVDYDQLVGRMGLKCIKMALSDLYPAHAHAHAHHAHAHAHARNYTTKLVLHTRNSNSDVVGAAAAALDLIKNEQVVAIMGPVTSSEANFVVELGEQAQVPIISYSATSPTLSRSSYFFRANENQVSQVKAISALVQAFGWKQVVPIYSYGEYGEGLIPVLTDALLEVNARVPYRSVIPLSVTVDQIGEELRKLMNMETRVFIVHTNDTLFGTKIFAKAREIGMFKEGYVWIVTNVMTNLFSSMESSAVRSMNGVLGIKTYVPESKGLKEFRARWKREFKNEELNVFGLWAYDATKALTMAAEKVIRNDNGRFGFHKTKNNNNVSVNSTDLDTFGVSLSGPKLREALLNVRFEGLAGNFSLANRQLQPSTYQIINVVNGSGENVIGFWTPKHGLLRNLTFKSTSTEYNTSKDNLDLIMWPGGSKSIPKGWDIPINKTKLKVGVPMRGGFKEFVDVSLNRSSNTTNVTGFCIEIFEAVMKRLPYNIEYELIPFVNSSWKSNGTYDDLVYQVYLGNFDVAVGDITIRANRSLYVDFTLPYTESGVQMIVPVKDQRSKNAWVFLKPLTWDLWATSASFFVFIGFVVWVLEHRINEDFRGPPLHQIGTTFSFSFSIMVFAYREKVISNMARFVTIIWVFVVLILTQSYTASLTSLLTVQQLQPTVTSVTQLLQNKDNVGYVEGSFVHGMLIDIGFHDSQLKVYKSPEELDEAFSNHTTSSRDQGLSKRVSSSPRCFKGNIECNRRRDS